The nucleotide sequence TATCGATTCCTGAACAGAACGCCGAGTGTGAGAAGTATGCCGTCACTAATAATCTAAACATCACCTATCGTTTAGAGGAAAGTAAGTCGTCATTTAAACCACGAATCCGCCCGGTATTCGATCAAATGCTTAGATTAATTGAAAACGGCGCCGCCGATGCCATCTTAGCTTGGGCGCCGAATCGTCTTTGTAGAAATCCTGAGGAGGGCGGCCGAATTCTTCAACTTTTACAGGACGGGGTTCTTAAAGAAATTCGAACCACTACTGGCGAAGCCTACACCCCAGAGTCAGATCATCTTGTGTTACAAATCCATTTTGGAATGGCTAACCAGTACTCACGCAACATCAGCCGAGATGTTCGGCGAAGCTTAATTCATAAACGGGAGCGGGGTGAATACCCAAGGATGGCGCCGGTTGGTTTTGACACTTTTGGCGAGAAGGGAAGCCGCAACCTTAAACCTAACATTTTAGAAGCGCCGCTTATTAGAAAGGTTTACGAAATGGCGGCGACCGGTCAAATGTCGTTGCACTACCTGTCTAATTGGTTATTTGATAGTGGCCTACGAACGAA is from candidate division WWE3 bacterium and encodes:
- a CDS encoding recombinase family protein, encoding MSNLRYIRYSRKSSEPKEKQALSIPEQNAECEKYAVTNNLNITYRLEESKSSFKPRIRPVFDQMLRLIENGAADAILAWAPNRLCRNPEEGGRILQLLQDGVLKEIRTTTGEAYTPESDHLVLQIHFGMANQYSRNISRDVRRSLIHKRERGEYPRMAPVGFDTFGEKGSRNLKPNILEAPLIRKVYEMAATGQMSLHYLSNWLFDSGLRTKKGKRISVSHLYRILTSPIYYGCFYSLGELYSGSYEPIVSKNLFDQVQVALGIRSKPRMNTWKYWTNGLVYCAECGCAITTTIKTKHYKETDRTATYLYNHCTHRKGGCHEHPIGADDFQQLLK